The following nucleotide sequence is from Streptomyces sp. NBC_00237.
TCTCCCGGAGGGTCGGCGCGGGCGACCTCGCCGCCGCCATCCGCCAGGGCATGGACGGCATCTGGCTGGCCCTCCTCCTGGGCGCGGTCGTCATCGCCGCCGTCCTGCCGGGCGCACCCGGCCTGGTCGACCTCTTCGGCGCCTCCGACACGGCCGCCCCCTACGCCGTCACGTACCTGCGCATCTCCAGCCTCGGCATCCCCGCGATGCTCGTCGTGCTGGCCGCTACCGGCGTCCTGCGCGGCCTCCAGGACACGAAGACGCCGCTGTACGTCGCCATCGGCGGCTTCGTCGCCAACGGCATCCTCAACGTGCTCCTCGTCTACGGCTTCGGGCTCGGCATCGCCGGTTCGGCCTGGGGAACCGTGGCCGCGCAATGGGCCATGGCCGCCGTCTACCTCGTGGTCGTCGTCCGCGGCGCCCGGCGGCACGGGGCCTCCCTGCGACCGGACGCCGCCGGAATCAGGGCCTCAGCCCAGGCCGGAGCACCCCTCCTCGTCCGTACGCTGTCGCTGCGCGCGGTACTGATGATCGCGACGGCCGTCGCCGCCCGCCTCGGCGACGCGGACGTGGCAGCGCACCAGATCATCCTGACCCTGTGGAGCCTGCTCGCCTTCGCCCTGGACGCCATCGCCATCGCGGGACAGTCCATCATCGGCCGCTACCTGGGCGCGGGCGACGAAGATGGCGCACGGGCCGCCTGCCGTCGGATGGTGGAGTGGGGAATCGCGGCCGGTGTGGTGCTCGGCATCCTGGTCGTGCTGTCCCGCCCCCTGTTCGTCCCCCTCTTCACCAGCGACCAGGTCGTACGGGACATCCTGCTGCCCGCTCTTCTGGTGGTGGCGGTCAGCCAGCCGATCTCGGGCGTGGTCTTCGTGCTCGACGGCGTACTGATGGGCGCGGGCGACGGCCCGTACCTGGCATGGGCGATGCTGGCCACGCTCGCGGTGTTCGCCCCGGTGGCACTGCTGGTGCCGAAACTGGGCGGCGGTCTGACGGCGCTGTGGTGGGCGATGGTCCTGATGATGGTGGTGCGGATGGCCACCTTGTGGTGGCGGACCCGCTCGGGCCGCTGGATCGTCACGGGCGCCACGCGCTGACGCGCCACCGCATGTTTCACGTGAAACATCCTGAGCCGGATGCTCCGGTGAAGCCCTCCCGTTTCACGTGAAATATCCGCCCATGCAAAAGGGCCGCACCCCCGAGGGAATGCGGCCCTTCCTCATGCTCAGACCTTCTCAGGCCGGGGCGTGCTGCACTCAGGCAGCGACGACCTCGACGCCGAGCTTCGCGGCCACGTCAGCGTGCAGACGCACGGAGACCTGGTACGAACCAAGGGTCTTGATCGGGGAGCCCAGCTCGACGCTGCGCTTGTCGACCTTCGGACCACCGGCGGCGACGATCGCGGCAGCGACGTCGGCGGGGGTCACGGAGCCGAAGAGACGGCCCGCGTCGCCGGAGCGAACGGACAGGCTGACCTTCGTGCCCTCAAGCTTGGCCTTGACTTCGTTGGCCTGCTCGATGGTCGCGATCTCGTGGATCTTGCGGGCGCGGCGGATCTGCGCCACGTCCTTCTCGCCACCCTTGGTCCAGCGCAGCGCGAAGCCACGGGGAACCAGGTAGTTGCGAGCGTAGCCGTCCTTGACGTCGACGACGTCGCCAGCGGTACCGAGGCCGGAGACCTCGTGGGTCAGGATGATCTTCATTTTTCGGTCACCCTTTCCTTATCGCGCGGTGGACGTGTAGGGCAGCAGCGCCATCTCACGGCTGTTCTTGACGGCCGTGGCGACGTCACGCTGGTGCTGCGTGCAGTTGCCGGTAACGCGGCGGGCACGGATCTTGCCGCGGTCGGAAATGAACTTCCGCAGCATGTTCGTGTCCTTGTAGTCCACGTACTGGGTCTTGTCCTTGCAGAACGCGCAGACCTTCTTCTTAGGCTTGCGCACAGGCGGCTTCGCCATGGTGTTTCTCCTGTGTGATCAAGAAGTGGGTGGTACGAGCTGCCCTAGAAGGGAGGCTCGTCCGAGTAGCCACCGCCGCCGCCGGAGCCGGAGTTGCCGGAGTTTCCACCCCAGCCACCCCCGCCCTGCGGCGGCTGCCCACCGGCCGGCGCGCTGGACGCCCAGGGGTCGTCGGAGGGAGCTCCGCCGCCCTGCTGGCCGCCACCGGAGCCTCCGCCCCAGTTGCCGCCGCCGCCACCCTGCTGGCCACCGCCGCCGAATCCGCCGCCGCCACCCTGGCCGCCACGGCCGGAGGTCTTGGTGACCTTGGCCGTCGCGGTCTTGAGGCTGGGGCCGACTTCCTCGACGTCCAGTTCGTAGACCGTGCGCTTGATGCCCTCACGGTCCTCGTAGGACCGCTGCTTCAGCCGGCCCTGCACGATGACGCGCATGCCTCGCTGGAGCGACTCCGCGACGTTCTCCGCCGCCTGACGCCAGACCGAGCAGGTGAGGAACAGGCCATCGCCGTCCTTCCACTCATTGGTCTGCTTGTCGAAGATGCGGGGAGTGGACGCGACACGGAACTTCGCGACCGCCGCACCGGACGGGGTGAAGCGCAGCTCGGGGTCGTCGACGAGATTGCCGACGACCGTGATGACGGTCTCGCCTGCCATGGGTGAACCTCTCGGCGGGGATTGCTGCGGAAAGCTGTGGTGCTGCTGGTGGGGTGCTACTCGATCCCGATTACCGCTGAACCGAAGTTCAGTGGGTCTCGGGGCGGAGGACCTTGGTCCGGAGGACCGACTCGTTCAGGTTCATCTGTCGGTCGAGCTCCTTGACGACCGCAGGCTCGGCCTGAAGGTCGATGACCGAGTAGATGCCCTCGGGCTTCTTCTTGATCTCGTAGGACAGACGACGACGGCCCCAGGTGTCGACCTTCTCGACCTTTCCGTTGCCCTCACGGACGACGGAGAGGAAGTTCTCGATCAGGGGGGCGACAGCGCGCTCCTCCAGATCGGGGTCGAGGATGACCATCACTTCGTAGTGACGCATGTGGAACCCACCTCCTTTGGACTCAGCGGCCACGGTCGTTCCGTGGCAGGAGGGTCGTGATGCGTACGCAACGGTATCGGCTGCCACTGACAATCCCGCGGGAAAAGTCCCACGGAGACGTTTAGGGCAGGGGTGACACCGGTGCAGACCGTCCAGAGTACCCGTAGAGAGGCTTCCGGTTGAAATCGGGCCCCGAGTGGCCGCAATCTGTACACATCGGGTGTGAGCGGCGTTACAGTGCGCCGCCTTCTGCCAGGAGGTGCCTCATGGCACAGGCAATGCGTCGTGTCCCTTCCCCCAGCCCCTCGCTCTTCGCGACCGACGGGAAGTCCCATCCGCTCCAGGACACCCTGATGGGGGTGACGCTGGTGCTGGGAGCGCTGGCCCTGGTGACGGCGATGTTCCACAACCTGCACCTGCTGTCCTCGTGGGCCGGACTCGTCGGCATCGTCACGGGCGGCTACGGCCAGTTCATCTCGGAGACCACCCGCGAGCGCTTCCTGCTCATCCTCGGGCTGGGCGCCTCGGCGCTCGGTTTCTTCCTCGGGATGGCGCACGGCGGACTCTTCGGCGGCGTACTGGGCTGATCCCGGCGGCGAATTCGGCCAGGCAGGGCCGGACGGGGCGCTCCATCGGCCCAGTAGGCTTCGGCGCGAGAGCCGGAGCCCCTGACCCCATGGGGACACACCTGCCGAGGAGCGCCCCGCATGACGAGCCTGACCCTTCGGACCATCACCCGAGAGCAGCATCTGGCGTACATCCAGAGCCTGCCCGCGGCAAGCCACATGCAGGTCCCGGCGTGGGCCGACGTGAAGGCTGAATGGCGCTCGGAGAGCCTGGGCTGGATCGACAGCCGTACCGGCGAGCTGGTCGGCGCCGGCCTGGTGCTGTACCGCCAACTTCCCAAGATCAAGCGCTACTTGGCCTACCTTCCCGAGGGCCCGGTCATCAACTGGTACGCCCCGAACCTGGACGACTGGCTCCAGCCGATGCTGGCGCACCTCAAGCAGCAGGGCGCCTTCTCCGTGAAGATGGGCCCCCCGGTCGTCATCCGCCGGTGGAACGCCGCAGCCATCAAGTCGGGCATCCAGGACCCGGACGTGAAGCGCCTGCGCGACGTCGAGGCCACCCACATCGAGCCGCGTGCCTTCGAAGTGGCGGACCGCCTGCGCAAGATGGGCTGGCAGCAGGGCGAGGACGACGGCGCCGGTTTCGGTGACGCGCAGCCCCGCTACGTCTTCCAGGTCCCGCTCGCGAACCGCTCGCTCGAAGACGTCCACAAGGGCTTCAACCAGCTCTGGCGCCGCAACATCAAGAAGGCCGAGAAGGCCGGTGTCGAGGTCGTCCAAGGCGGTTACCAGGACTTGGCCGAATGGCAGCGGCTGTACGAGATCACGGCGGTCCGCGACCACTTCCGGCCCCGCCCCCTGGCGTACTTCCAGCGCATGTGGTCGGCCCTCAACACCGAGGACCCCAACCGGATGCGGCTGTACTTCGCCCGCCACAACGGGGTCAACCTCTCCGCAGCGACGATGCTCGTCGTCGGCGGTCACGTCTGGTACTCCTACGGCGCCTCCGACAACATCGGCCGCGAGGTGCGCCCGTCCAACGCCATGCAGTGGCGGATGCTCCGGGACGCCTACGCGATGGGCGCCTCGGTCTACGACCTGCGCGGCATCTCGGACTCGCTGGACGAGACGGACCACCTCTTCGGCCTGATCCAGTTCAAGGTGGGCACGGGCGGCGAGGCCGCCCAGTACCTCGGCGAGTGGGACTTCCCGCTCAACAAGCTGCTCCACAAGGCGCTCGACGTCTACATGTCGCGCCGCTGATCTCCGGGCTCCTGCCGTCCGGGGTTCTGACGCCCGGGCTCCTGATGTCCGGGCCTCCGCGGCCCTCGTACGTTTCATACCTCTGATACACCGCAGCAACAGGAAAGGTTCCGGACCGGCTCATGGCGCTCACTCTCTCCGTCGACACCGCGCGCTGGCGGGCGCACCAGAAGTCCGTGATCGAGCAGTTCCCGGGCCTGGTTCCGGTCTGCAAGGGCAATGGCTACGGCTTCGGGCACGAGCGTCTCGCGGAGGAGGTGACGCGCTTCAGCTCGGACATCCTCGCCGTCGGGACGACGTACGAGGCGGCCCGGATCAAGGACTGGTTCAGCGGCGACCTGCTGGTGCTGACCCCGTTCCGGCGGGGCGAGGAGCCGGTGCCGCTGCCCGACCGGGTCATCCGTTCGGTGTCGTCCGTGGACGGGGTGCACGCCCTGGTGGGCGCCCGGGTCGTCATCGAGTGCATGAGCTCGATGAAGCGCCACGGCGTCAAGGAGTCCGAACTCGCGCAGTTGCACGCCGCGATCGAGGACGTACGCCTCGAAGGATTTGCGCTGCATCTTCCGCTGGACCGCACGGACGGGTCCGACGCGGTCGAAGAGGTCATCACGTGGATGGACCGCCTGCGTGCCGCCCGGCTGCCGCTGCACACCATGTTCGTCAGCCACCTCAAGGCGGAAGAGCAGGCACGGCTTCAGCAGCAGTTCCCGCAGACGCGGTTCCGGGCTCGGATCGGCACCCGGCTGTGGCTGGGCGACCATGACGCGACGGAGTACCGGGGCTCCGTGCTGGACGTCACGGCGGTGTCCAAGGGCGACAGGTTCGGCTACCGGCAGCAGAAGGTGGCGTCCGACGGCTGGCTGGTGGTCGTCGCGGGCGGCACCTCGCACGGGGTGGGCCTGGAGGCCCCGAAGGCGCTGCACGGCATGATGCCCCGCGCCAAGGGCGTGGCGCGGGCCGGACTGGCGACGGTGAACCGGAACCTGTCGCCGTTCGTCTGGGCGGGCAAGCAGCGCTGGTTCGCGGAGCCGCCGCACATGCAGGTGTCGATCCTGTTCGTACCGTCCGATGCGACGGAGCCGAAGGTGGGCGACGAACTGGTGGCCCACCTGCGGCACACCACGACGCAGTTCGACCGTCTGATGGACCGCTGAGACGTTCCTGAGCAGACCTCGACGGCCGGTGTTTCACGTGAAACACCGGCCGTTTCACGTGAAACATGGCAGTCAGTCGGTGGCGGTCGTCCCGCCCTGACGCATCCCCCAGTGCACGCGCGGCCCCTGGACCTGCTGCGCCTCGCGCCGGCCCGGAACCGCGGCACGGCCGAAGGCGAAGACGTCGGGGGCCCGGTCGAGCACGCCCCCGGAGGGGTCGTCGGAGCCGTCGCGCCGCACCACATCGCGCTCGGGCAGCAGGATGTCGCGGACGATGACCGCGCAGAGGTACAGCGTGCCGACCAGGTGCAGCGCGATCGCCAGGTGGTAGCCGTCGGTGGGCAGGCCCTGGTGCTTGTCGCCGCTGGTCGTGTAGGCGAGGTACATCCAGATCCCCAGGAAGTACATGACCTCGCACGCCTGCCAGATGAGGAAGTGCCGCCAGCGCGGCAGGGCGAGCGCGGCGAGGGGGATGAGCCACAGGACGTACTGCGGCGAATAGACCTTGTTGGTGAGGATGAACGCGGCGACGACCAGGAAGGCCAGCTGGGCGAAGCGCGGCCGCCGGGGGGCAGTGAGCGTGAGCCAGGCGATTCCGGCGCACGCCAGCACCATCAGCACGATGGCGTACGTGTTGACCTGCTCGTGCTTGAGCGAGATACCGGTGCTCTGATTGATGATCAGCCAGAACGAGCCGAAGTCGACCTCCCTCTCCTGGCTGAAGCTGTAGAACTTCTTCCATCCCTGGGGCGCCGCCAGCATGACGGGCAGGTTCACGAGCAGCCATGAGGCCGCCGTGCCGAGCAGTGCCGCCCCGAATTCACGCCATTTCCCGGCCCGCAGACAGACCAGGAACAGCGGTCCCAGCAGCAGTACGGGATAGAGCTTGGCCGCGGTGGCGAGCCCGATGAGGATGCCGAACGCCAGCGACCGGCCCCGCGACCACATCAGCATGCCCGCTGCGGTGAGGGCGATGGCGAAGAGGTCCCAGTTGATGGTCGCGGTGAGCGCGAAGGCGGGCGCGAGGGCCACGAGGAGCCCGTCCCAGGGACGCCTGCGATGCGTACGGGCGACACAGACCGCAATGACGACGGCGCAGACCATCAGCATGGCGCAGTTGACGATCCAGTAGATCTGCTCGCGGTACTGGAGCGTCCCGCCGGCCGGGGTGAACCAGGAGGCGACTTCCATGAAGAGGCCCGTGAGCACCGGATATTCGAGGAAGTCCATGTCCCCGGAGAGCCGGTCGAAATAGGGCAACAGGTCTTCCGAGAAACCCCGCCCGACGAACAGGTGGGGGATGTCGGAGTAGCAGGCGTGCGTGTACTGGGAGCTGGCGCCCTGGAACCAGGCCCAGTTGTAGCAGGGCAGTTTCTGCACCATGCCGAGTGCGAACATGCCGATCATCGCGAGCGCGACGACCCGCACCGGGCCGAACCGGCTGCCGCCGAGCCGGGCCCACCGGCCGATGGGTCCGCCGATGAGCTCACTGCCCGCGGAGGCGACGTCGTCCTGCCGCGTGGGTGGTACGGGCCGGTCCTCGTGCACGCTCGTCATGCGGGACATCCTGCCGTACGGGGCTGTGCACGACGGGACGCACGGCACAGGCCCCCTCCCAGCCCGTGCGGGACGGCCTCCCGGCCCGGGGCACGACGGAGGGCCGCCGCACCGTACTGCTCG
It contains:
- a CDS encoding single-stranded DNA-binding protein, giving the protein MAGETVITVVGNLVDDPELRFTPSGAAVAKFRVASTPRIFDKQTNEWKDGDGLFLTCSVWRQAAENVAESLQRGMRVIVQGRLKQRSYEDREGIKRTVYELDVEEVGPSLKTATAKVTKTSGRGGQGGGGGFGGGGQQGGGGGNWGGGSGGGQQGGGAPSDDPWASSAPAGGQPPQGGGGWGGNSGNSGSGGGGGYSDEPPF
- the rpsR gene encoding 30S ribosomal protein S18, coding for MAKPPVRKPKKKVCAFCKDKTQYVDYKDTNMLRKFISDRGKIRARRVTGNCTQHQRDVATAVKNSREMALLPYTSTAR
- the rplI gene encoding 50S ribosomal protein L9, encoding MKIILTHEVSGLGTAGDVVDVKDGYARNYLVPRGFALRWTKGGEKDVAQIRRARKIHEIATIEQANEVKAKLEGTKVSLSVRSGDAGRLFGSVTPADVAAAIVAAGGPKVDKRSVELGSPIKTLGSYQVSVRLHADVAAKLGVEVVAA
- a CDS encoding alanine racemase, which translates into the protein MALTLSVDTARWRAHQKSVIEQFPGLVPVCKGNGYGFGHERLAEEVTRFSSDILAVGTTYEAARIKDWFSGDLLVLTPFRRGEEPVPLPDRVIRSVSSVDGVHALVGARVVIECMSSMKRHGVKESELAQLHAAIEDVRLEGFALHLPLDRTDGSDAVEEVITWMDRLRAARLPLHTMFVSHLKAEEQARLQQQFPQTRFRARIGTRLWLGDHDATEYRGSVLDVTAVSKGDRFGYRQQKVASDGWLVVVAGGTSHGVGLEAPKALHGMMPRAKGVARAGLATVNRNLSPFVWAGKQRWFAEPPHMQVSILFVPSDATEPKVGDELVAHLRHTTTQFDRLMDR
- the rpsF gene encoding 30S ribosomal protein S6, which gives rise to MRHYEVMVILDPDLEERAVAPLIENFLSVVREGNGKVEKVDTWGRRRLSYEIKKKPEGIYSVIDLQAEPAVVKELDRQMNLNESVLRTKVLRPETH
- a CDS encoding glycosyltransferase family 87 protein, which translates into the protein MSRMTSVHEDRPVPPTRQDDVASAGSELIGGPIGRWARLGGSRFGPVRVVALAMIGMFALGMVQKLPCYNWAWFQGASSQYTHACYSDIPHLFVGRGFSEDLLPYFDRLSGDMDFLEYPVLTGLFMEVASWFTPAGGTLQYREQIYWIVNCAMLMVCAVVIAVCVARTHRRRPWDGLLVALAPAFALTATINWDLFAIALTAAGMLMWSRGRSLAFGILIGLATAAKLYPVLLLGPLFLVCLRAGKWREFGAALLGTAASWLLVNLPVMLAAPQGWKKFYSFSQEREVDFGSFWLIINQSTGISLKHEQVNTYAIVLMVLACAGIAWLTLTAPRRPRFAQLAFLVVAAFILTNKVYSPQYVLWLIPLAALALPRWRHFLIWQACEVMYFLGIWMYLAYTTSGDKHQGLPTDGYHLAIALHLVGTLYLCAVIVRDILLPERDVVRRDGSDDPSGGVLDRAPDVFAFGRAAVPGRREAQQVQGPRVHWGMRQGGTTATD
- a CDS encoding MATE family efflux transporter, with protein sequence MTQAPSAPKAGRRRHDREIVALALPAFGALVAEPLFLMADSAIVGHLGTPQLAGLGIASALLTTAVSIFVFLAYATTAAVSRRVGAGDLAAAIRQGMDGIWLALLLGAVVIAAVLPGAPGLVDLFGASDTAAPYAVTYLRISSLGIPAMLVVLAATGVLRGLQDTKTPLYVAIGGFVANGILNVLLVYGFGLGIAGSAWGTVAAQWAMAAVYLVVVVRGARRHGASLRPDAAGIRASAQAGAPLLVRTLSLRAVLMIATAVAARLGDADVAAHQIILTLWSLLAFALDAIAIAGQSIIGRYLGAGDEDGARAACRRMVEWGIAAGVVLGILVVLSRPLFVPLFTSDQVVRDILLPALLVVAVSQPISGVVFVLDGVLMGAGDGPYLAWAMLATLAVFAPVALLVPKLGGGLTALWWAMVLMMVVRMATLWWRTRSGRWIVTGATR
- a CDS encoding peptidoglycan bridge formation glycyltransferase FemA/FemB family protein codes for the protein MTSLTLRTITREQHLAYIQSLPAASHMQVPAWADVKAEWRSESLGWIDSRTGELVGAGLVLYRQLPKIKRYLAYLPEGPVINWYAPNLDDWLQPMLAHLKQQGAFSVKMGPPVVIRRWNAAAIKSGIQDPDVKRLRDVEATHIEPRAFEVADRLRKMGWQQGEDDGAGFGDAQPRYVFQVPLANRSLEDVHKGFNQLWRRNIKKAEKAGVEVVQGGYQDLAEWQRLYEITAVRDHFRPRPLAYFQRMWSALNTEDPNRMRLYFARHNGVNLSAATMLVVGGHVWYSYGASDNIGREVRPSNAMQWRMLRDAYAMGASVYDLRGISDSLDETDHLFGLIQFKVGTGGEAAQYLGEWDFPLNKLLHKALDVYMSRR